Proteins encoded within one genomic window of Ranitomeya variabilis isolate aRanVar5 chromosome 4, aRanVar5.hap1, whole genome shotgun sequence:
- the LOC143766588 gene encoding uncharacterized protein LOC143766588, with translation MDMDRHKMAEKILHLTLEILFRLTGEDYTLVKKTSSERCQDPVSEGLGRPLSPVTGPPPLLIHEDINDQKILELTYKMIELLTGEVPIRCQDVAVYFSVEEWEYLAGHKDVYKEVMMEDPQPLTSPVLSSKRTTPERCPRPLLPQDYKQEDPKVPQDHQGEDLTHINTTETYMRGDGRWKEEIPSYDYPDDCTRQSEGQLTSSVFKSDNLEIPQDTIEVNAITPDIPSSLHSKDLSSNTKENQSHKISIKKHIGPEVKKPFSLLEYGNHFPLKESFLKHQKIHTAENRFSCSKCGRCFNQKWNLVVHQRSHTGEKPFSCSECGKCFNHKSDFVKHQRTHTGEKPFSCSECGKCFKEKSALVMHQRTHTGEKPFSCSECGKCFNRKVLLDSHQRLHTGEKPFSCSECGKCFNQKSALVTHQRTHTGEKPFSCSECGKCFKDKSALVTHQRTHTGEKPFSCSECGKCFNRKVLLDSHQRLHTGEKPFSCLECGKCFNHKSHLVKHQRTHTGEKPFSCSECGKCYQQKSALVTHQRTHTGEKPFSCSECGKCFNRKVLLDSHQRLHTGEKPFSCSECGKCCIHKSGLVKHQRTHTGEKPFLCSECGKCFNQKSALVTHLKTHTGEMPFSCSECGKCFNQKSTLVTHQRTHTGEKPFSCLECGKCFTHKSNLVKHQIIHTGEKPFSCSECGKHFTHKSYFVKHQRTHTGEKSFSCSECGKCFNQKANLDRHQKIHTGKKPFSCSE, from the exons atggatatggacagacacAAGATGGCAGagaagatattacacctcaccctagagatcctcttccggcttactggagag gattacacactagtgaagaagacctctagtgaacgctgtcaggaccctgtgtctgagggattgggaagacccctgagcccagtcacggggcctccacctctcctgatacatgaggacatcaatgaccagaagatcctagaactcacctacaagatgattgagctgctgactggagag gttcctataaggtgtcaggatgtcgctgtctatttctccgtggaggagtgggagtatttagcaggACACAAAGATGTGTACAAGGAAGTCATGATGGAggatccccagcccctcacatcaccag ttctatccagtaagaggacaacaccagagagatgtccccgtcctcttcttccacaggactataaacaagaagatcccaaggttcctcaggatcatcag ggtgaagatctgacccatattaacactaCAGAGACATATATGAGGGGTGATGGGCGGTGGAAAGAGGAGATTCcttcatatgactacccag atgactgcaccaggcaatcagaggggcagctgacatcttcagtttttaaatcagataatcttgagatcccacaggatacaattgaagtgaatgccattactccagatataccatcatcccttcacagcaaagatctgtcgtctaatactaaggaaaatcaaagtcacaaaataagcattaaaaaacatattggtcctgaagtaaagaaaccattttcacttttagaatatggaaatcattttcccctcaaagaatcttttcttaagcatcaaaaaattcacacagcagagaatagattttcctgttccaagtgtgggagatgttttaaccagaagtgGAATCTTGTTGTACaccaaagaagtcacacaggggagaaacctttttcatgttcagaatgtgggaaatgttttaaccacaaatcagattttgttaagcaccagagaactcacacaggtgagaagcctttttcctgttcagaatgtgggaaatgttttaaagagaaatcagctttggttatgcaccaaagaactcacacaggggagaagcctttttcatgttcagaatgtgggaaatgttttaatcggaaagtgcttcttgatagccaccagaggttacacacaggagagaagcctttttcctgttcagaatgtgggaaatgttttaaccagaaatcagctttggttacgcaccaaagaactcacacaggtgagaagcctttttcatgttcagaatgtgggaaatgttttaaagataaatcagctttggttacgcaccaaagaactcacacaggggagaagcctttttcatgttcagaatgtgggaaatgttttaatcggaaagtgcttcttgatagccaccagagattacacacaggagagaagcctttttcctgtttagaatgtgggaaatgttttaaccacaaatcacatttggttaagcaccagagaactcacacaggagagaagcctttttcatgttcagaatgtgggaaatgttatcaacagaaatcagctttggttacgcaccaaagaactcacacaggggagaagcctttttcatgttcagaatgtgggaaatgttttaatcggaaagtgcttcttgatagccaccagagattacacacaggagagaagcctttttcctgttcagaatgtgggaaatgttgtatcCACAAATCaggtttggttaagcaccagagaactcacacaggtgagaagccttttttatgttcagaatgtgggaaatgttttaatcagaaatcagctttggttacacacctgaaaacccacacaggagagatgcctttttcatgttcagaatgtgggaaatgttttaaccagaaatcaactttggttacgcaccaaagaactcacacaggtgagaagcctttttcctgtttagaatgtgggaaatgttttacacacaaatcaaatttggttaagcaccagataaTTCACacgggtgagaagcctttttcctgttcagaatgtgggaaacattttaCACACAAATCATATTTTGTTaagcatcagagaacccacacaggggagaagtctttttcatgttcagaatgtgggaaatgttttaatcagaaagcgaatcttgatagacaccaaaaaattcacacaggaaagaagcctttttcatgttcagaatga